A single window of Anomaloglossus baeobatrachus isolate aAnoBae1 chromosome 9, aAnoBae1.hap1, whole genome shotgun sequence DNA harbors:
- the LOC142250541 gene encoding uncharacterized protein LOC142250541: MNEAESRGESLYLSIGVLAVTAGSLLLSIQYYSIGASAPLIPTTALGVLLLISAAILGYSGIRKIRGNVSLWVSFYWTVSALWSGYGVNLILRGTNVISVSDMRNALVPGLVAFFLGLLIIGVVGILQKETLLALMSVALSLSSIHEIVLFYDSRVGSSAVACNYLIVVLLGIYFSGGRTLHSITKGQVMLPGTDITNKSNEPGSDGSSKAAFIAAGLILNMAASSVFGCRLLGITSSLFVGQVAWLWTAAVYQTVICIFSYRHYHMLEATHFAFFSILRFAEGYSLLYQFLNTSQLHYPLPFLVVFSILFFVLTLFTSIQSPIEAIYLLFYVAYCIALASNPQGFFHGGPQGVNIAIYIVSAITVLITLYNAKSSTTIPTGEGIIRKLFLSNNMFKLRQDKDINEPYLGYSKYGDAEILAHACNILAAFAMTMPGSPGEPLVTVVLPWVVVAGGLYNLICGSVAFSRGKTLESSAFILYGVMWVIWGISRYSGVYDTSRGFNTAVGIICFLLFNSFLVLSTLFLSKAWFVYTLTFQLILISFLLDALNVLPQGYDIAVTIIFGLAGFYLFLSTLHNTTFETPLIPVGSPIIKISGFTNDRSTCPHLISTRTSSVQKIAEIMKNGGICGVPTDTVYVLVAACNHPEAVERAYKTKRQAQDRPMSLWISSLQQLEPAKHLLSPLLWDFMEAAWPSSISLVIPRGPWLDVLGARDSAKYIGTPQSIAIRIPDCSVTTHLIDMVGPIAVTSANPSGEADTTHHNQVYAKLGDKVDGVLCDGASPENIASTVVDCTKIDAGNIAFFRVGIVPKSQVLQILDQVQTKHKKGLINGGFSGSTEEITQKMQGSNNQTDVRPPTNSEDNGSASYDNEGFTAEDEPQGN; the protein is encoded by the exons ATGAATGAAGCTGAGAGCAGAGGAGAATCGCTGTATCTCAGCATTGGGGTGCTGGCTGTTACTGCAG GGAGTTTACTTCTCTCAATACAATATTACAGTATTGGAGCGTCTGCTCCTCTTATACCCACAACTGCCCTGGGCGTCCTCCTCCTGATATCGGCAGCTATTTTAGGATATTCAG GAATCCGGAAAATACGAGGAAATGTTTCGCTGTGGGTCTCATTTTACTGGACGGTGTCAGCTCTGTGGAGTGGATATGGCGTCAACCTGATCCTGAGGGGAACCAACGTCATCAGCGTCTCTGACATGAGAAATGCCCTAGTTCCTGGCTTAGTCGCCTTCTtcctggggctgctcattattggGGTGGTGGGGATCCTTCAGAAGGAAACTCTTCTTGCTTTGATGTCTGTGGCTCTTTCTCTTTCCAGCATTCATGAAATCGTTCTCTTCTATGATAGTAGAGTCGGCTCCTCGGCAGTTGCATGTAATTATCTTATAGTTGTGCTCCTTGGGATATACTTCTCCGGTGGCCGGACGCTCCATAGCATCACCAAAGGGCAGGTTATGTTACCAGGAACAGACATAACTAATAAAAGCAATGAGCCAGGATCTGATGGCTCCAGTAAGGCGGCATTCATAGCTGCGGGCCTCATTCTTAACATGGCGGCCTCTAGTGTGTTTGGCTGCCGGCTCCTGGGAATAACCAGTAGTCTTTTCGTTGGTCAGGTAGCCTGGCTGTGGACGGCGGCGGTCTACCAGACCGTTATCTGTATCTTTTCATACCGTCATTATCACATGCTAGAGGCTACACATTTTGCCTTTTTTTCCATCTTGAGATTTGCTGAAGGCTATTCTCTACTGTATCAGTTCCTAAACACAAGTCAGTTACATTACCCCCTTCCATTCTTGGTGGTTTTCTCCATACTATTTTTTGTCCTCACTCTGTTTACAAGTATTCAGAGTCCTATAGAAGCAATATATCTATTGTTTTATGTCGCCTACTGCATTGCATTAGCTTCTAACCCACAAGGATTTTTCCATGGTGGACCCCAAGGAGTTAATATCGCAATATATATAGTTTCAGCCATTACAGTTCTCATCACTTTATATAATGCAAAGTCTTCTACAACGATCCCAACAGGTGAGGGCATTATCAGGAAACTATTCCTCAGCAATAACATGTTCAAGCTCCGTCAAGATAAAGATATAAATGAGCCCTACCTTGGTTATTCCAAGTATGGCGATGCAGAAATCCTCGCCCACGCATGCAATATTTTGGCTGCCTTTGCCATGACTATGCCGGGGAGCCCGGGTGAACCTTTGGTTACGGTTGTCTTGCCGTGGGTTGTGGTGGCTGGAGGACTTTATAATCTCATCTGTGGGTCTGTAGCTTTCTCCCGAGGTAAGACACTAGAAAGCAGTGCCTTTATTCTGTATGGGGTGATGTGGGTGATCTGGGGGATTTCCCGGTATAGTGGGGTCTATGACACAAGCAGAGGCTTCAACACGGCCGTAGGAATTATATGTTTCCTTCTCTTTAATAGTTTTCTTGTTCTCAGCACACTTTTCCTGTCTAAAGCCTGGTTTGTGTACACTCTCACCTTCCAGCTTATCTTAATCAGCTTTCTTCTTGATGCTCTCAATGTGCTCCCTCAAGGCTATGATATCGCTGTTACTATTATATTTGGCCTTGCTGGATTCTACTTATTTCTTTCCACTCTTCACAATACCACTTTTGAGACTCCCCTGATCCCAGTTGGCAGCCCCATTATCAAAATTAGTGGTTTTACCAATGACAGATCAACATGTCCTCACCTGATTTCTACAAGGACCAGCTCAGTCCAAAAGATTGCAG AAATCATGAAAAATGGCGGGATATGTGGCGTCCCTACCGACACGGTGTACGTACTGGTGGCCGCCTGCAATCACCCGGAGGCAGTGGAGCGGGCGTACAA GACAAAGCGTCAGGCTCAGGATCGGCCGATGTCTCTGTGGATATCAAGCCTACAGCAACTGGAACCGGCCAAACATCTGCTCAGTCCTCTGCTCTGGGACTTCATGGAGGCGGCTTGGCCCTCGTCCATCAGTCTTGTGATCCCAAGAG GACCATGGCTGGATGTTTTAGGAGCTCGTGACTCCGCAAAATACATAGGAACCCCTCAGAGCATTGCTATCCGGATCCCCGACTGCTCAGTGACCACTCACCTCATTGATATG GTCGGCCCCATTGCAGTGACGTCCGCCAATCCTTCTGGAGAAGCCGACACTACTCATCACAACCAAGTCTATGCAAAATTAGGAGACAAG GTTGATGGCGTTCTGTGTGATGGGGCGTCCCCCGAAAATATCGCTTCTACTGTGGTAGATTGCACAAAGATAGACGCTGGTAACATCGCATTCTTCAGAGTCGGCATCGTGCCCAAGTCACAG GTTTTACAAATATTAGACCAAGTTCAGACGAAGCACAAAAAGGGTCTCATTAATGGGGGATTCTCTGGATCCACAGAAGAAATCACACAGAAGATGCAGGGGTCTAATAACCAGACAGACGTGCGGCCCCCGACCAACTCTGAAGATAACGGATCTGCGTCATATGATAACGAGGGCTTCACAGCAGAGGATGAGCCCCAGGGAAATTAA